The following are encoded in a window of Thermodesulfobacterium geofontis OPF15 genomic DNA:
- a CDS encoding fumarate hydratase has product MKKEVSCENIISLVKEGYIKACIELPKEQIYALEKALEKEKNPLAKIVLEILLENAQIAKRERLPLCQDTGIAVVWIKKGERIVTKDLESAINEGLYLAYKEGFLRASVCEPLSRKNTNTNTPAIVHYEIVSEDVLEIYLMPKGCGSENMSALCMLSPSAGIEGIKKFVIETVKRAGPNPCPPIIVGIGIGGNFEKVALLSKKALFRPLGEPHPDKEIARLEKEILEEINNLGIGPLGFGGETTCLGVHIETYPCHIASLPVAVNIQCHSARIERIKIL; this is encoded by the coding sequence ATGAAAAAAGAGGTTTCTTGCGAAAATATAATTTCTTTAGTTAAAGAAGGGTACATTAAAGCTTGTATTGAGCTCCCCAAGGAACAAATTTATGCTTTAGAAAAAGCTTTAGAGAAAGAAAAAAATCCTTTAGCCAAAATAGTTTTAGAAATTCTTCTTGAGAATGCTCAGATAGCTAAAAGAGAAAGATTACCTCTTTGTCAGGATACAGGTATTGCTGTTGTCTGGATAAAAAAAGGTGAAAGAATTGTCACTAAAGATTTAGAATCTGCTATTAATGAGGGATTATACCTTGCTTATAAAGAGGGTTTTTTAAGAGCATCGGTTTGTGAACCCCTCAGTAGAAAAAATACTAATACAAATACCCCAGCTATCGTGCATTATGAAATTGTTTCTGAAGATGTTTTAGAGATTTATCTTATGCCAAAGGGATGCGGAAGTGAAAATATGAGTGCCCTTTGTATGCTTTCTCCCTCAGCTGGAATAGAAGGAATTAAAAAATTTGTAATTGAAACTGTTAAAAGGGCAGGACCAAATCCTTGTCCACCAATTATTGTAGGAATTGGTATAGGAGGTAATTTTGAAAAGGTAGCTCTTCTTTCTAAAAAAGCACTTTTTAGACCCTTAGGAGAACCTCATCCTGATAAAGAAATAGCAAGACTTGAAAAAGAAATTTTGGAAGAGATAAATAATTTAGGAATTGGTCCTCTTGGATTTGGTGGTGAGACAACTTGTTTAGGGGTTCATATTGAGACTTATCCTTGTCATATTGCAAGCTTGCCAGTTGCTGTAAATATTCAATGTCATTCAGCAAGAATAGAAAGAATTAAAATCTTGTAG
- a CDS encoding glycoside hydrolase family 3 N-terminal domain-containing protein, protein MFKKIGKLFLIKPENIKENITLYKELSFVNFLFFKEHFEEDFDYFLSNLREKLELKFLAVDQEGGRVCRIEGDHDSPLEIAKKYKKEGEKVVENWAKKIANSVKKYGLNLNLSPCVDLADEDAEEFLKERTFGKDPVLVKKLAYIFIKEHKKEKIFTCLKHFPGLKDVKIDPHKDLPFKERIDRESLSPYEKLLEKEKINFIMTAHLIIKEIDTKPATFSSNIIKILRNNLNYRGAILTDDLNMGALKNWELQERIILSLASGHNLLIYCGNFDNLVYALEDIKSELEKSLVLKEKIKESFFIFENIRWN, encoded by the coding sequence ATGTTTAAAAAAATTGGGAAACTCTTTTTAATTAAGCCAGAAAACATTAAGGAAAATATTACCCTTTACAAAGAGCTTAGTTTTGTAAATTTTCTCTTTTTTAAAGAACATTTTGAAGAAGATTTTGATTATTTTCTCTCTAATTTAAGAGAAAAACTTGAGCTAAAATTTTTAGCTGTGGATCAGGAAGGGGGAAGAGTTTGTAGAATTGAGGGAGATCATGATTCACCCCTTGAAATAGCTAAAAAGTATAAAAAAGAAGGAGAGAAGGTAGTTGAAAATTGGGCTAAAAAAATAGCTAATTCTGTAAAAAAATACGGACTTAACCTTAATCTCTCTCCTTGTGTTGATCTTGCTGATGAAGATGCTGAAGAATTTTTAAAAGAGAGAACCTTTGGTAAAGATCCAGTTTTAGTAAAAAAGCTCGCCTATATTTTTATAAAAGAACATAAAAAAGAGAAAATATTTACTTGTTTAAAACATTTTCCAGGCTTAAAAGATGTTAAAATAGATCCTCATAAAGATCTTCCTTTTAAAGAAAGAATAGATAGAGAAAGTCTTTCTCCCTATGAAAAGCTTCTTGAAAAAGAAAAAATAAATTTTATTATGACTGCCCATCTAATTATAAAGGAAATTGATACTAAGCCAGCAACCTTTTCTTCCAATATAATAAAAATCTTAAGAAATAATTTAAATTATAGAGGTGCAATTCTTACTGATGACTTAAATATGGGGGCATTAAAAAATTGGGAGCTTCAAGAAAGGATTATTTTAAGTTTAGCAAGTGGACATAATCTTTTAATTTATTGTGGCAATTTTGATAATTTAGTCTATGCTTTAGAAGATATAAAAAGTGAATTGGAAAAGAGTTTAGTATTAAAAGAAAAAATTAAAGAAAGTTTTTTTATTTTTGAAAATATTAGATGGAACTAA
- a CDS encoding cysteine desulfurase family protein: MKNIIYLDYNATTPVLPEVIEEFKLYSVEYFANPSSAHIFGKFVREKLEEFRKKVADLINAEPEEIIFTSGGTESNHLALYGVAFSKGKGHILVSAFEHPSVLNPAVKLLEMGFQVDFIPVNSYGYVEPDEVKRRLKSNTILVSVMMANNEIGTIQPVKEIAEICKEREIYFHTDACQAVGKIAVDVKEIGCSLLSIAGHKMYAPKGIGALYIKNGVKIEPLFLGGGQERGLRAGTEAVALISALAKASEIALRDLNAEGERLIFLREKLFQGLKEIYPKLYRYGIPEKTLPNTLTVSFVGKNGAKILSELKEICASTGSACHDRKGSHTLLALKVPQELAEGTVRFSLGRYTSLEDIEKTLQIFSKYFKNNV; encoded by the coding sequence ATGAAAAATATAATTTATTTAGACTACAATGCTACAACACCTGTCTTACCAGAAGTTATAGAGGAATTTAAACTATATTCAGTTGAATATTTTGCTAATCCAAGTTCTGCTCATATTTTTGGAAAATTTGTAAGAGAAAAATTAGAAGAATTTCGTAAAAAAGTAGCAGATTTAATTAATGCAGAGCCAGAAGAAATAATTTTTACCTCTGGAGGAACAGAATCTAACCACCTTGCCTTATATGGAGTTGCCTTTTCTAAAGGAAAAGGGCACATTTTAGTTAGTGCCTTTGAACATCCCTCAGTTTTAAATCCAGCAGTAAAACTTTTAGAAATGGGTTTTCAAGTAGATTTTATCCCTGTTAATTCTTATGGATATGTAGAACCAGATGAGGTCAAAAGGCGTTTAAAATCTAATACTATACTTGTTTCTGTAATGATGGCTAACAATGAAATAGGAACTATTCAACCTGTTAAAGAAATAGCAGAAATTTGTAAGGAAAGGGAAATTTATTTTCATACAGATGCATGTCAAGCAGTAGGGAAAATAGCTGTAGATGTTAAAGAAATAGGATGTAGTCTATTAAGTATAGCAGGACATAAAATGTATGCACCTAAAGGGATAGGGGCTCTATATATTAAAAATGGAGTAAAAATAGAACCTTTATTTTTAGGAGGTGGGCAAGAAAGAGGTTTAAGGGCAGGAACAGAAGCAGTTGCTTTAATTTCAGCTTTAGCCAAAGCTTCTGAAATAGCTCTAAGGGATTTAAATGCAGAAGGGGAAAGACTAATTTTTTTAAGAGAAAAACTTTTCCAAGGGCTTAAAGAAATTTATCCTAAACTTTATCGCTACGGAATCCCTGAAAAAACTTTACCTAATACTTTAACAGTTTCTTTTGTTGGAAAAAATGGTGCAAAAATACTTTCTGAGCTTAAAGAAATATGTGCCTCAACTGGATCTGCATGTCATGACAGAAAAGGTTCTCACACACTTTTAGCTTTAAAAGTGCCACAAGAATTAGCTGAAGGAACTGTAAGATTTTCCTTAGGAAGATATACTTCTTTAGAGGATATAGAAAAGACTTTGCAGATCTTTTCCAAATATTTCAAAAATAATGTTTAA
- the rgy gene encoding reverse gyrase, producing MLFYVAKGCPNCKGIISDERLTKELPCEKCLPEKEKPSLSNFSDICKILYSQNSLKDLKPFCEVEKKIELFKKVFKNLLNTFPSSLQIGWAKRFFLGESFAIVAPTGTGKTTFGLISSLFTPKKALIIVPTKVLVKQTEEKLNQYLAKIKEPLLKNKIILAYTGSNKEKELLEKGKFDIFICTSAFLHRNFELLKNIDFSLIFVDDVDSFLKNSKNVDNLFLLLGFSKKEIELALKRDKEEKDYEDLLKIKEKHKKSIKQLIISSATLKPKTNRVLLFQNLLGFEITRFVSTLRKVIDTYIPVDLNDKKNKDEVFYQLLKVAENLIANLKEGGLIFVEESFGKSYVEVTTDYLRNKGFKVISYLEADEEELLNALKNKKVDVAIGLCHIGNPLVRGIDIPEVLRYALFLGVPKHIFPLSKSKEGFSLSISPQFLQSILISLMPLFDEEEKIIALSHINYLRRYLTLKEEQVMQYEGLYKKILNIKEFIEKKLNDPDFLENLKKSEEVFLEVDDEGNYYVIVGNASSYLQASGRVSRLTTRGLLPGLSIILVDNFKALNSLKKRLRFYLGEEVELKEVDLEKVLILDKEIREERQKLTKEKIDFKNYLLIVESPHKAKTIANFFGKPSVRRIKSVFIYEIPMENNLLSVCASLGHVFDLSRKIGIFGIIKDNNHFYPVFNTIKIDKINKEQFVDEEEIRNRDEIFDKAEIIEVLRTLSFCADQVFIASDPDAEGEKIAYDLYINLKPFQPNIKRLEFHEVTAKALRSALENPQEINIARVKAQLARRVADRWVGFSLSQQLWKVFKKSRLSAGRVQTPVLGWIIERAELAKQYKYRISFSLNGYKLSLEIEDEALAKKILEELPKNLEIKVLRYFEDELSPPPPYTTDTVLEDAFHFFRFSSSYTMQLLQELFELGLITYHRTDSTRISETGRYQVAKPYIIQTLGEEYFYPREWFSEGAHEGIRPTRPWDLAEIKLRVAHGLLTFKNPKDSFKLYDIIFRRFMASQTRKTKVLKGTFEFKLPSYSWEEDLILDIKEPGYEYFWTKPQIFKLKESLYPENIQYSKVPKVFLYNQGTLIQEMKKRGLGRPSTYAEIVSTLLQRYYVYELKNGSLVPTPLGKEVYNYLKSNYSEYVSEEFTRELEKFMDEVEEGKRDWEEICFKLLPLLNFLNISFSN from the coding sequence ATGCTTTTTTATGTAGCTAAGGGCTGTCCCAATTGTAAAGGTATAATTTCTGATGAAAGATTAACTAAGGAATTGCCCTGCGAAAAATGTTTACCAGAGAAAGAAAAACCCTCTCTTTCTAATTTTTCAGATATTTGTAAAATACTTTATTCGCAAAATTCTTTAAAGGATTTAAAACCCTTTTGTGAAGTAGAAAAGAAAATTGAACTATTTAAAAAAGTTTTTAAAAATCTTTTAAATACTTTTCCTTCATCTCTACAAATAGGTTGGGCTAAAAGATTCTTTCTAGGGGAATCCTTTGCCATTGTTGCACCCACTGGAACAGGAAAAACAACTTTTGGTCTTATAAGCTCTCTTTTTACTCCTAAAAAGGCTTTAATTATTGTACCCACAAAGGTTTTAGTAAAACAAACAGAAGAAAAACTTAACCAGTATTTAGCAAAAATTAAAGAACCCCTTTTAAAAAATAAAATAATTTTAGCTTATACAGGATCAAATAAAGAAAAGGAACTATTAGAAAAAGGGAAATTTGATATTTTCATATGTACTTCAGCTTTTTTGCATAGAAATTTCGAGCTTCTTAAAAATATAGATTTTTCTTTAATATTTGTAGATGACGTAGACTCCTTTCTAAAAAATAGCAAAAATGTAGACAATCTTTTTTTACTTCTTGGTTTTTCAAAAAAAGAAATAGAGCTTGCTTTAAAAAGAGATAAGGAGGAAAAGGATTATGAAGATCTTTTAAAAATTAAGGAAAAACATAAAAAATCAATTAAACAGCTTATTATTTCTTCTGCAACCTTAAAACCTAAAACAAATAGAGTACTTTTATTCCAAAATTTACTTGGTTTTGAAATAACTCGCTTTGTCTCAACCTTAAGAAAAGTTATAGATACTTATATTCCTGTAGATTTAAATGATAAAAAAAATAAAGATGAAGTCTTTTATCAGCTTCTTAAAGTAGCAGAAAACCTAATTGCTAATTTAAAAGAGGGAGGACTTATTTTTGTTGAAGAATCTTTCGGAAAATCTTATGTAGAAGTTACTACAGATTATTTAAGAAATAAGGGATTTAAGGTTATCTCTTATTTAGAGGCTGATGAAGAGGAACTTCTTAATGCTTTAAAAAATAAAAAAGTAGATGTAGCTATAGGACTTTGCCATATCGGTAATCCTTTGGTGAGAGGGATTGATATTCCTGAAGTTTTAAGATATGCTTTATTTTTAGGGGTCCCGAAACATATTTTCCCCCTCTCAAAAAGTAAAGAAGGCTTTTCTCTTTCTATTTCTCCTCAATTTTTACAAAGTATACTTATTTCTCTTATGCCTCTATTTGATGAAGAAGAAAAAATAATAGCTTTATCTCACATCAATTACCTTCGTAGATATCTTACCTTAAAAGAAGAACAAGTAATGCAATATGAAGGACTCTACAAGAAAATTCTTAACATAAAAGAGTTTATAGAAAAAAAACTTAATGATCCAGATTTTTTAGAAAATCTCAAAAAAAGTGAGGAGGTTTTTTTAGAAGTTGATGATGAAGGTAATTATTATGTTATAGTAGGGAATGCTTCTTCCTATTTACAAGCAAGTGGAAGAGTTTCAAGACTTACAACTCGTGGACTTCTTCCTGGGCTTTCTATTATTTTAGTTGATAATTTTAAGGCCTTAAATAGTTTAAAAAAGAGATTGCGTTTTTATTTAGGAGAGGAAGTTGAATTAAAAGAAGTGGATTTAGAAAAAGTATTAATTCTTGATAAAGAAATAAGAGAGGAGCGCCAAAAACTAACAAAAGAAAAAATAGATTTTAAAAATTATTTATTAATAGTAGAATCTCCTCATAAAGCAAAAACTATTGCTAACTTTTTTGGTAAACCCTCTGTAAGAAGAATTAAAAGTGTTTTTATTTATGAAATTCCTATGGAAAATAATCTTCTTTCTGTGTGTGCTTCCTTAGGGCATGTTTTTGATCTTTCAAGAAAAATAGGTATTTTTGGGATTATTAAGGATAATAATCATTTTTATCCAGTATTTAATACTATCAAAATTGATAAAATAAATAAAGAGCAATTTGTAGATGAAGAAGAGATTAGAAATAGAGATGAAATTTTTGATAAAGCTGAAATTATTGAAGTTTTAAGAACTTTATCTTTTTGTGCAGATCAAGTTTTCATAGCTTCAGATCCTGATGCAGAAGGAGAAAAAATAGCTTATGATCTTTATATCAACTTAAAACCTTTCCAACCTAATATAAAAAGACTTGAATTTCATGAAGTTACAGCAAAAGCTTTAAGATCTGCTTTAGAAAATCCACAAGAAATAAATATAGCAAGAGTAAAGGCACAACTTGCAAGAAGAGTAGCAGATAGATGGGTTGGTTTTTCTTTATCTCAACAATTATGGAAAGTTTTTAAAAAATCAAGACTATCTGCAGGAAGGGTTCAAACCCCTGTTTTAGGTTGGATTATAGAAAGGGCAGAACTTGCTAAACAATATAAATATAGGATCTCTTTTAGCTTAAATGGATATAAATTAAGCCTTGAAATAGAAGATGAAGCTCTTGCTAAGAAAATTCTTGAAGAACTCCCTAAAAATTTAGAAATAAAAGTTTTAAGATATTTTGAGGATGAACTTTCTCCACCTCCTCCTTATACTACTGATACAGTTTTAGAGGATGCTTTTCATTTCTTTAGATTTTCTTCCTCCTATACTATGCAACTCTTACAGGAACTATTTGAGTTAGGACTTATTACTTATCATAGAACCGACTCTACAAGAATCTCAGAGACAGGACGCTATCAAGTAGCAAAGCCTTATATTATCCAAACCTTAGGAGAAGAATATTTTTATCCCAGAGAATGGTTTAGTGAAGGAGCTCATGAAGGTATAAGACCAACAAGACCTTGGGATCTTGCTGAAATTAAATTAAGAGTTGCTCATGGACTTTTAACTTTCAAAAATCCTAAGGATAGTTTTAAACTTTATGATATTATTTTTAGAAGATTTATGGCAAGTCAAACAAGAAAAACCAAAGTCTTAAAAGGAACTTTTGAATTTAAACTTCCCTCTTATTCTTGGGAAGAAGACTTAATTCTTGATATTAAAGAGCCTGGATATGAATATTTCTGGACAAAACCCCAAATTTTTAAATTAAAAGAATCTCTTTATCCAGAAAATATTCAGTATAGTAAAGTTCCTAAGGTTTTTCTTTACAATCAAGGAACCCTTATTCAAGAAATGAAAAAAAGAGGTCTTGGTAGACCATCAACTTATGCAGAGATAGTATCAACTCTTCTTCAGAGATATTATGTATATGAACTTAAAAACGGAAGTTTAGTACCTACTCCCTTAGGAAAAGAAGTTTATAATTATTTAAAAAGTAATTATAGTGAGTATGTTTCTGAAGAATTTACAAGAGAATTAGAAAAATTTATGGATGAAGTAGAAGAAGGAAAAAGGGATTGGGAAGAAATTTGCTTTAAACTTCTACCTTTACTAAATTTCTTAAATATTAGTTTTTCCAACTAA
- the ccsB gene encoding c-type cytochrome biogenesis protein CcsB, which produces MKYKNLLYGFSLTLLIYLLASLKEKTLFPENSLLFGLTTFIYLGAGLLYLIYWIFKWEKGTFLGSIVGWAGFFLNLLAFFVRWVQTHQAGFGYVPLSNLYESLVFFSLCTAGIYLFLEPKLPTKIFGSLVFLLASFILAYASLKTSSSIKPLIPALKSNWLVAHVITCFLGYGAFAVAFVFGIFYLISDKGNLKNYLPSKTILDTLIFKIILFGFFWLTLGIITGAVWADQAWGSYWSWDPKETWSLITWLIYGGTIHARLTRGWSGKKLAWLSIIGFSSVMFTYFGVNFLLSGLHSYATP; this is translated from the coding sequence ATGAAATATAAAAATCTTCTTTATGGTTTTTCTTTAACTCTCCTAATTTATCTTTTGGCTTCTTTAAAGGAAAAAACTCTCTTTCCAGAAAATAGTTTACTTTTTGGCTTAACTACTTTTATTTATTTGGGAGCAGGACTTTTATATTTAATTTATTGGATATTTAAATGGGAAAAAGGAACTTTTTTAGGATCAATTGTAGGTTGGGCAGGATTTTTCTTAAATCTTTTAGCCTTTTTTGTAAGATGGGTACAAACTCATCAAGCTGGATTTGGATATGTTCCTTTATCAAATCTATATGAATCTTTAGTATTTTTTAGTCTCTGTACTGCTGGAATATACCTATTTTTAGAACCTAAATTACCTACTAAAATTTTTGGAAGTTTAGTCTTTTTATTAGCCAGTTTTATATTAGCTTATGCATCTTTAAAAACAAGCTCCTCTATTAAACCTCTTATTCCTGCTTTGAAAAGTAACTGGCTTGTTGCTCATGTAATAACTTGTTTTTTAGGATACGGTGCTTTTGCTGTAGCTTTTGTTTTTGGGATTTTTTATTTAATAAGTGATAAAGGTAATCTTAAAAATTATCTTCCTTCAAAAACAATTCTTGACACTCTTATTTTTAAAATCATACTTTTTGGCTTTTTTTGGCTTACCTTAGGGATAATTACTGGTGCTGTTTGGGCTGACCAAGCTTGGGGAAGTTATTGGAGCTGGGATCCAAAGGAAACTTGGTCACTTATAACTTGGCTAATTTATGGGGGAACTATTCATGCTCGTTTAACTCGCGGATGGAGTGGTAAAAAACTTGCTTGGTTAAGTATAATTGGTTTTTCTTCTGTTATGTTTACCTATTTTGGAGTTAATTTTTTACTTTCTGGATTACACAGTTATGCTACACCTTAA
- a CDS encoding penicillin-binding protein 1A produces the protein MKSFVKIIGLLFLTFTLFLGILFLIFFLYLKITLPSISQLKNYRPKQTNVVVDIRGDVIGYIGEERRIFVPLEKIPSHVVKAFVAAEDANFYKHKGIDFWGVLRAIYKNIIHGKIVQGGSTITQQVVRALLLSPERTIQRKIKEIILAWQIEKHLTKDEILTIYLNHIYLGEGAYGVEAAALTYFNKHVWELNLNEAATLAGLPAAPSKYSPLSNPQLAVARRNYVLKRMAEVGYISWEIAQQVSSQPIILNPKNVNIPVYAAYFIDAVKDELYQILPSKIIEQGGLKIQTTLDLEWAKRAYENAIRTVNHIFANREPPEIAIVCLNNEDGGVRVLIGGRNYSQSSYNRALLAKRQPGSAFKPFIWATAIEDGVLLPTAIIPDQPITLPGANKGEDWSPGNYDNKYMGPVSLKDGLAYSRNTVSVRIALLTGLGRIQKMLEKLEVKYNQPLNYSIALGTYEVSPLELTRIYSIFPNMGVLVKPYFIEKIYDKIYDASKIIYQHSLENKAVISAYTAYVMNEFMQAVVQYGTGTCAKALGVPVAGKTGTTQDYKDAWFIGYTPRYTCGVWVGYDKGKTLAKGETGGRIACPVWLSVMQGTAHVYQEFPTYMPIEKQEEPTSNETF, from the coding sequence ATGAAATCCTTTGTAAAGATTATAGGTCTTTTATTCTTAACTTTTACCCTCTTTTTAGGAATTCTTTTTCTCATCTTTTTTCTTTACTTAAAAATAACTCTTCCAAGTATTTCACAACTTAAAAATTACAGACCTAAACAAACTAATGTAGTAGTAGATATAAGAGGAGATGTTATAGGTTATATTGGAGAAGAAAGAAGAATTTTTGTTCCTTTAGAAAAGATACCCTCTCATGTAGTAAAAGCTTTTGTTGCTGCTGAAGATGCTAATTTTTATAAGCATAAGGGAATAGATTTTTGGGGAGTATTAAGAGCTATTTATAAAAACATTATCCACGGAAAAATTGTCCAAGGTGGAAGCACCATTACTCAACAAGTAGTAAGAGCACTTTTACTTTCTCCAGAAAGAACCATTCAGAGAAAAATAAAAGAGATTATTCTTGCCTGGCAAATAGAAAAACATCTCACCAAAGACGAAATTCTTACTATTTATTTAAATCATATATACTTAGGTGAAGGAGCCTACGGAGTTGAAGCAGCAGCTTTAACCTATTTTAATAAACATGTTTGGGAACTTAATTTAAATGAAGCAGCTACTCTTGCCGGTCTTCCTGCTGCACCATCAAAATATAGTCCTTTAAGTAATCCGCAACTTGCTGTAGCTCGTAGAAATTATGTTTTAAAAAGAATGGCGGAAGTTGGTTATATTTCTTGGGAGATTGCTCAACAAGTTTCTTCTCAACCCATTATATTAAATCCTAAAAATGTAAATATTCCTGTCTATGCAGCTTATTTTATAGATGCAGTAAAAGATGAACTTTATCAGATTCTTCCTTCAAAAATTATAGAACAAGGAGGATTAAAAATTCAAACTACTTTAGATTTAGAGTGGGCTAAAAGAGCTTATGAAAATGCCATAAGAACTGTAAACCATATATTTGCTAATAGAGAGCCTCCAGAAATAGCTATAGTTTGTTTAAACAATGAAGATGGGGGAGTAAGGGTTTTAATTGGAGGTAGAAATTACTCTCAATCATCTTATAATAGAGCACTCTTAGCTAAAAGACAACCTGGATCAGCTTTTAAACCATTTATTTGGGCAACTGCGATAGAAGATGGAGTCCTTCTTCCGACTGCAATTATTCCAGATCAACCTATAACTCTTCCCGGAGCTAATAAAGGTGAAGATTGGAGTCCAGGAAATTATGACAATAAATATATGGGGCCTGTTAGTCTAAAAGATGGATTAGCTTATTCAAGAAATACTGTTTCTGTAAGAATAGCTTTATTAACTGGATTAGGAAGAATCCAGAAAATGTTAGAAAAATTGGAAGTTAAATATAATCAACCTTTAAATTATAGTATAGCTTTAGGAACTTATGAGGTATCTCCTTTAGAATTAACAAGGATTTATTCTATTTTCCCTAACATGGGAGTTCTTGTAAAACCATATTTTATTGAAAAAATATATGATAAAATTTATGACGCCTCTAAAATTATATATCAGCATTCCTTAGAAAATAAAGCTGTAATTTCAGCTTATACTGCTTATGTAATGAATGAATTTATGCAGGCAGTAGTACAATATGGAACAGGTACCTGTGCAAAGGCATTAGGAGTTCCTGTTGCTGGCAAAACTGGGACTACTCAGGATTATAAAGATGCTTGGTTTATAGGATATACTCCTCGCTATACCTGTGGAGTTTGGGTGGGATATGATAAAGGTAAAACCTTAGCCAAAGGAGAAACAGGTGGAAGAATTGCCTGTCCTGTCTGGTTAAGTGTTATGCAAGGTACAGCTCACGTATATCAGGAATTTCCCACTTACATGCCTATTGAAAAGCAAGAAGAACCTACTTCTAACGAAACATTCTAA
- a CDS encoding EAL domain-containing protein has product MDNFIFLKNSKLKREYENLFQALESIKGALKENRAEKVSDFLNQFVFFLEDYFNKEENLMKEYKYPDLEFHKREHQLIRKKIEYLFFKSDIQKLDLSYELVGLLENLLIDHLNTFDKTFNLYLNLRIDSLTEFLSKEAFFDTLQDFINRAKEKFIEDIALIVLEIEDYSFLSLTLGAEITDFLLKDFSLFLKEHFHTPNVIFGKYKENQILIGLLNYTFLELIGFLEELVDKVKNFRFKANNQTIHLSVSIGVALYPHDGDEAFKLLNSAEIALQIAKREGRNKWVFFDSKFLKELEKLNKIRSLLERAIRERLVIPYIQPIFDAYTLKIMGGEVLIRILDEKKNVISAGTFIKYAYELGYIEDLEAVLTEEIIKDEVLELFKNRYIFINKSVNSYNKALFLSEELKLWKDIAKTHEIFVVLEITESSIINFLDVFQVISSETKSEKIGIAIDDFGSGYASFTSLLKVDPKFLKIDGNLIRQINKSKKCYNIVKGIVSIAKDLGIKTVAEFVENREIAEALKNLNVDLFQSFYFCKPISIEDFKKLIS; this is encoded by the coding sequence ATGGATAATTTCATTTTTTTGAAAAATTCAAAACTTAAAAGGGAGTATGAAAATTTATTTCAAGCTTTAGAAAGTATAAAAGGTGCTCTAAAAGAGAATAGGGCTGAAAAAGTTTCTGATTTTTTAAATCAGTTTGTTTTCTTTTTAGAAGATTATTTTAATAAAGAAGAAAATTTAATGAAAGAATATAAGTATCCAGATTTAGAATTCCACAAAAGAGAGCATCAATTAATTAGGAAAAAGATAGAATATTTATTCTTTAAAAGTGATATCCAGAAATTAGATTTAAGTTATGAACTCGTAGGACTATTAGAAAATTTACTAATAGATCATCTAAATACTTTTGACAAAACCTTTAATTTATATTTAAACCTTAGAATTGATTCACTTACTGAATTTTTGTCTAAGGAAGCCTTTTTTGATACATTACAGGATTTTATAAACAGGGCAAAAGAAAAATTTATAGAAGATATTGCTCTTATTGTTTTAGAAATAGAAGATTATTCTTTTCTTTCCTTAACCTTAGGAGCAGAAATTACTGATTTCCTTTTAAAAGATTTTTCTTTATTTTTAAAGGAGCATTTTCATACACCAAATGTTATTTTCGGAAAATATAAAGAAAATCAAATTTTAATAGGTTTACTAAATTATACCTTTTTAGAGCTCATAGGATTTTTAGAAGAGTTAGTAGATAAAGTTAAAAATTTTAGATTTAAAGCCAATAATCAGACTATACATTTAAGCGTTTCTATAGGTGTAGCTCTTTATCCTCATGATGGAGATGAAGCTTTTAAATTGTTAAATTCTGCTGAGATTGCTCTTCAAATAGCTAAGAGGGAAGGAAGAAATAAGTGGGTATTTTTTGATTCTAAATTTTTAAAAGAATTGGAGAAGTTAAATAAAATTAGAAGTTTGTTAGAAAGAGCTATTAGAGAACGCCTTGTAATTCCCTATATTCAACCCATATTTGATGCTTATACTCTAAAAATTATGGGAGGTGAAGTTTTAATAAGAATTTTAGATGAAAAGAAAAACGTAATCAGTGCTGGTACTTTTATAAAATATGCCTATGAACTTGGATATATAGAGGATTTGGAAGCGGTTCTTACTGAAGAAATTATTAAGGATGAAGTTTTAGAACTTTTTAAAAATAGGTATATTTTTATTAATAAAAGTGTAAACTCTTATAATAAAGCCCTCTTTTTGTCAGAGGAATTAAAATTATGGAAAGATATAGCAAAAACACATGAAATTTTTGTTGTATTGGAAATTACTGAATCTTCTATAATCAATTTTCTTGATGTTTTTCAAGTTATATCCTCTGAAACTAAAAGCGAAAAAATAGGTATTGCTATAGATGATTTTGGGTCTGGATATGCTTCTTTTACTTCTTTATTGAAAGTAGATCCAAAGTTTTTAAAAATTGATGGAAATTTAATTCGTCAAATCAATAAATCTAAAAAATGTTATAATATTGTTAAGGGGATTGTTTCTATAGCTAAGGATTTAGGTATAAAAACTGTAGCGGAGTTTGTAGAAAATAGGGAAATTGCTGAGGCATTAAAAAATTTAAATGTAGATTTATTTCAAAGTTTTTATTTTTGCAAACCTATATCGATAGAAGATTTTAAAAAACTTATCTCTTGA